The following are from one region of the Staphylococcus argenteus genome:
- the rsmH gene encoding 16S rRNA (cytosine(1402)-N(4))-methyltransferase RsmH, giving the protein MFHHISVMLNETIDYLNVKENGVYIDCTLGGAGHALYLLNQLNDEGRLIAIDQDQTAIDNAKEVLKDHLHKVTFVHSNFRELTNILNDLNIEKVDGIYYDLGVSSPQLDIPERGFSYHHDATLDMRMDQTQELTAYDIVNNWSYEALVKIFYRYGEEKFSKQIARRIEAHREQQPITTTLELVDIIKEGIPAKARRKGGHPAKRVFQALRIAVNDELSAFEDSIEQAIELVNVNGRISVITFHSLEDRLCKQVFQEYEKGPEVPRGLPVIPEEYTPKLKRVNRKPITATEEDLDDNNRARSAKLRVAEILK; this is encoded by the coding sequence GTGTTTCATCATATCAGCGTTATGTTAAACGAAACCATTGATTATTTAAATGTAAAAGAAAATGGTGTGTACATTGACTGTACGCTAGGTGGAGCGGGACATGCCCTTTATTTACTAAATCAATTAAATGACGAAGGTAGATTAATAGCAATCGATCAAGATCAAACAGCTATTGATAATGCTAAAGAAGTACTGAAAGATCATTTGCATAAAGTGACTTTCGTTCATAGTAACTTTCGTGAATTAACTAACATTTTAAATGACTTAAATATTGAAAAAGTAGATGGAATATACTACGACTTGGGTGTTTCGAGCCCACAATTAGATATTCCTGAACGAGGATTCAGCTATCATCATGATGCAACGTTAGATATGCGAATGGATCAAACTCAAGAACTAACAGCATACGATATCGTAAACAATTGGTCATATGAAGCTTTAGTGAAAATATTTTATCGTTACGGCGAAGAAAAATTTTCGAAACAGATAGCTAGAAGAATCGAAGCACATCGTGAACAACAACCAATAACAACAACACTAGAATTAGTTGACATAATAAAAGAAGGAATTCCTGCAAAAGCGAGAAGAAAAGGTGGTCATCCTGCAAAACGTGTTTTCCAAGCACTACGAATTGCAGTAAACGATGAATTATCAGCCTTTGAAGATTCAATTGAACAAGCGATTGAATTAGTGAATGTAAACGGCAGGATTTCGGTTATCACATTCCACTCATTGGAAGACCGCTTATGTAAGCAAGTTTTCCAAGAATACGAAAAGGGTCCTGAAGTACCAAGAGGATTACCAGTGATACCAGAAGAATATACACCAAAGTTAAAGCGAGTTAATCGTAAACCGATTACCGCAACAGAAGAAGATTTAGATGACAATAATAGAGCACGCAGCGCGAAATTACGTGTAGCTGAAATACTTAAATAA
- the argF gene encoding ornithine carbamoyltransferase, whose protein sequence is MKNLRNRSFLTLLDFSRQEVEFLLTLSEDLKHAKYIGTEKPMLKNKNIALIFEKDSTRTRCAFEVAAHDQGANVTYLGPTGSQMGKKETTKDTARVLGGMYDGIEYRGFSQRTVETLAKYSGVPVWNGLTDEDHPTQVLADFLTAKEVLKKDYADINFTYVGDGRNNVANALMQGAAIIGMNFHLVCPKELNPSDALLNRCKQIASENGGNILVTDDIEQGVKGSDVIYTDVWVSMGEPEEVWKERLELLKPYQVNKALMDMTENPNVIFEHCLPSFHNTETKVGQQIFEKYGIREMEVTDEVFESKASVVFQEAENRMHTIKAVMVATIGEF, encoded by the coding sequence ATGAAAAATTTACGAAACAGAAGTTTTTTAACTTTATTAGACTTTTCACGACAAGAGGTAGAATTCTTATTAACGCTCTCTGAAGATTTAAAGCATGCTAAATATATCGGTACTGAAAAGCCTATGTTAAAAAATAAAAATATTGCATTAATATTTGAAAAAGATTCTACAAGAACACGTTGTGCGTTTGAAGTTGCCGCACATGATCAAGGAGCGAACGTAACATATTTAGGACCAACAGGTTCGCAAATGGGTAAAAAAGAAACGACTAAAGATACAGCACGTGTACTTGGTGGTATGTATGACGGTATTGAATATAGAGGTTTCTCACAACGCACTGTTGAAACATTGGCTAAATATTCTGGTGTTCCAGTTTGGAATGGATTAACTGATGAGGACCATCCAACGCAAGTGTTAGCTGATTTTTTAACTGCAAAAGAAGTTTTGAAAAAAGATTATGCAGATATAAACTTCACATATGTTGGTGATGGCCGTAATAATGTTGCGAATGCACTTATGCAAGGTGCAGCAATAATAGGAATGAACTTCCATCTAGTTTGTCCTAAAGAATTAAATCCATCTGATGCATTGTTAAATCGTTGTAAACAAATTGCTTCTGAAAACGGCGGGAATATTTTAGTCACTGACGATATCGAGCAAGGCGTAAAAGGTTCTGATGTCATATACACTGATGTTTGGGTATCTATGGGTGAACCTGAAGAAGTTTGGAAAGAAAGACTTGAATTACTAAAACCTTATCAAGTAAATAAGGCATTAATGGATATGACAGAAAATCCAAATGTTATATTTGAACACTGTTTACCATCATTCCACAATACTGAAACAAAAGTTGGACAACAAATTTTCGAAAAATATGGAATTCGTGAAATGGAAGTTACTGATGAAGTGTTCGAAAGTAAAGCGTCAGTTGTATTCCAAGAAGCAGAGAATAGAATGCATACAATAAAAGCAGTTATGGTTGCTACAATAGGTGAATTTTAA
- a CDS encoding YfcC family protein → MENTINESEKKKRFKLRMPGAFMILFILTVIAVIATWIIPAGAYSKLSYEPSSQELKIVNPHNQVKKVPGTQKELDKMGVKIKIEQFKSGAINKPVSIPNTYERLKQHPAGPEQITGSMVEGTIEAVDIMVFILVLGGLIGVVQASGSFESGLLALTKKTKGHEFMLIVFVSILMIIGGTLCGIEEEAVAFYPILVPIFIALGYDSIVSVGAIFLASSVGSTFSTINPFSVVIASNAAGTTFTDGLYWRIGACIVGAIFVISYLYWYCKKIKKDPKASYAYEDKEAFEKQWSVLKDDDSAQFTLRKKIILTLFVLPFPIMVWGVMTQGWWFPVMASAFLIFTIIIMFIAGTGKFGLGEKGTVDAFVNGASSLVGVSLIIGLARGINLVLNEGMISDTILHFSSSLVQHMSGPLFIIVLLFIFFCLGFIVPSSSGLAVLSMPIFAPLADTVGIPRFVIVTTYQFGQYAMLFLAPTGLVMATLQMLNMRYSHWFRFVWPVVAFVLIFGGGLLITQVLIYS, encoded by the coding sequence GTGGAAAACACAATTAATGAAAGTGAAAAGAAAAAAAGATTTAAACTAAGAATGCCTGGTGCATTTATGATTTTATTCATTTTAACGGTTATTGCAGTAATAGCGACTTGGATTATTCCTGCAGGTGCCTATTCTAAACTTTCTTACGAACCTTCATCCCAAGAATTAAAAATTGTGAATCCTCATAATCAAGTTAAAAAAGTACCTGGTACACAAAAAGAACTTGATAAGATGGGTGTTAAAATTAAAATCGAGCAATTTAAATCAGGCGCGATTAATAAGCCTGTTTCTATACCAAATACGTATGAACGATTAAAACAACATCCTGCTGGACCAGAACAAATCACAGGTAGTATGGTAGAAGGTACAATAGAAGCGGTAGATATTATGGTGTTTATACTTGTGTTGGGTGGACTTATTGGTGTAGTTCAAGCTAGTGGTTCCTTTGAATCTGGTTTACTTGCTTTAACTAAGAAAACCAAAGGTCATGAATTCATGCTGATTGTTTTTGTGTCAATTTTAATGATTATCGGTGGTACATTATGTGGTATTGAAGAGGAAGCTGTAGCTTTCTATCCTATTTTAGTACCTATATTTATAGCATTAGGATATGATTCAATCGTTTCTGTAGGTGCTATATTTCTTGCCAGTTCTGTTGGTAGTACATTTTCAACTATAAATCCGTTTTCAGTAGTCATTGCATCTAATGCAGCTGGTACAACTTTTACAGATGGATTGTATTGGAGGATAGGAGCTTGTATCGTCGGCGCAATCTTTGTTATCAGTTATTTATATTGGTACTGTAAAAAAATTAAAAAAGATCCAAAGGCTTCTTATGCTTATGAGGACAAGGAAGCATTTGAAAAGCAATGGTCTGTATTAAAGGATGACGATAGCGCGCAATTTACATTACGTAAAAAGATAATACTCACATTATTTGTATTACCTTTTCCAATTATGGTCTGGGGTGTCATGACTCAAGGTTGGTGGTTCCCTGTTATGGCGTCAGCATTTTTAATTTTTACAATTATTATTATGTTTATTGCTGGAACTGGTAAATTTGGTTTAGGAGAAAAAGGAACGGTTGATGCTTTTGTTAATGGCGCATCAAGTTTAGTTGGTGTATCTTTAATCATTGGTTTAGCAAGAGGTATTAACTTAGTGCTGAATGAAGGTATGATTTCAGATACGATTTTACATTTTTCATCATCTTTAGTTCAACATATGAGTGGGCCGTTGTTTATCATTGTTTTACTATTTATTTTCTTCTGCCTAGGCTTTATCGTCCCTTCTTCATCAGGGTTAGCGGTATTATCAATGCCAATCTTTGCACCGCTAGCTGATACAGTTGGTATACCAAGATTCGTTATCGTTACAACATATCAATTTGGTCAGTATGCGATGTTGTTCTTAGCGCCAACTGGACTTGTTATGGCGACGTTACAAATGTTAAACATGCGATATTCACATTGGTTCCGTTTCGTATGGCCTGTTGTTGCCTTTGTATTAATTTTCGGAGGCGGATTACTAATTACGCAAGTTTTGATATATTCATAA
- a CDS encoding TDT family transporter yields the protein MRLQNAPLVTSGLVLGLLGLGNLLKDISLAINALCGIFAFLIWLHLLCTMFKNYNTVKEQLNNPLISSVFTTFFMSGFLGTTYLKTFFSNITIINSLITPLWILCLVGIMTHMIIFSFKYLKGFSFENVYPSWTVLFIGIAIAGLTAPVSGYYLIGKLSVIYGFVATCIVLPIVFKRIKIYPLQASIKPNISTVCAPFSLVAASYVIAFPKTNAFIVIVFLILAQTFYFYIIIQLPKLLKEPFSPVFSAFTFPLVISATALKNSLPVLMFPIIWKGLLFFEILLATIIVFRVLIGYIHYFFKSENKNKLIRDTV from the coding sequence ATGAGACTTCAAAATGCACCTTTAGTAACGTCAGGACTGGTCTTAGGTTTATTAGGCTTAGGAAATCTTTTGAAAGATATATCACTTGCTATTAACGCTCTTTGTGGCATCTTTGCTTTCTTAATTTGGCTTCACCTATTATGTACAATGTTCAAAAATTATAATACTGTGAAAGAACAATTAAACAACCCTCTAATTTCATCTGTATTCACAACATTTTTCATGTCCGGATTTTTAGGAACAACTTATTTAAAAACATTTTTTAGTAATATAACTATTATTAATAGTTTAATAACACCTTTATGGATTTTATGCCTTGTGGGTATTATGACGCATATGATTATTTTTTCATTTAAATATTTAAAAGGATTCTCATTCGAAAATGTATATCCATCATGGACAGTACTTTTTATTGGTATAGCTATCGCTGGATTAACAGCACCAGTCAGTGGATATTATTTGATAGGTAAATTATCAGTTATTTATGGTTTTGTAGCAACTTGTATTGTCTTGCCCATAGTATTCAAACGAATTAAAATATATCCATTGCAAGCGTCTATTAAACCAAACATATCTACAGTTTGTGCACCATTTTCTTTAGTTGCAGCATCATATGTTATAGCTTTTCCTAAGACAAATGCTTTTATCGTTATTGTTTTTTTAATATTAGCTCAAACTTTTTATTTTTATATCATCATACAACTTCCTAAATTACTGAAAGAACCCTTTTCGCCAGTATTTTCAGCATTCACATTTCCATTAGTGATTTCAGCTACTGCTTTAAAGAACAGTTTGCCTGTCCTTATGTTTCCAATAATTTGGAAAGGTCTTTTATTTTTTGAGATTTTATTGGCAACTATAATAGTATTTAGAGTCTTAATAGGATATATTCATTACTTTTTTAAAAGTGAAAATAAAAATAAATTAATACGTGATACAGTATAA
- the arcC gene encoding carbamate kinase — MAKIVVALGGNALGKSPQEQLELVKNTAKSLVGLITKGHEIVISHGNGPQVGSINLGLNYAAEHDQGPAFPFAECGAMSQAYIGFQLQESLQNELHSIGIDKQVVTLVTQVEVDEHDPAFNNPSKPIGLFYSKEEAERIEKEKGYQFVEDAGRGYRRVVPSPQPISIIELESIKTLIKNDTLVIAAGGGGIPVIREQHDGFKGIDAVIDKDKTSALLGANIQCDQLIILTAIDYVYINFNSENQQPLKVTNVNELKRYIDENQFAKGSMLPKIEAAISFIENNPNGSVLITSLNELDAALEGKIGTVIKK; from the coding sequence ATGGCAAAAATTGTAGTTGCACTTGGTGGTAATGCTTTAGGAAAATCACCGCAAGAACAACTTGAGCTTGTTAAAAATACTGCGAAGTCATTGGTAGGATTAATAACCAAAGGACATGAGATTGTTATTAGTCATGGTAATGGACCACAAGTAGGTAGCATAAATTTGGGACTTAATTATGCTGCTGAACATGATCAAGGTCCAGCCTTCCCATTTGCCGAATGTGGAGCGATGAGCCAAGCATATATTGGTTTTCAGTTACAAGAAAGTCTACAAAATGAACTCCATTCAATTGGTATAGATAAGCAAGTTGTAACGCTAGTCACTCAAGTTGAAGTAGATGAACATGATCCAGCATTTAATAATCCATCAAAACCAATTGGGTTATTTTATAGTAAAGAAGAAGCTGAGCGTATTGAAAAGGAAAAAGGATATCAATTTGTTGAAGATGCTGGAAGAGGGTATAGAAGGGTAGTGCCGTCACCACAACCAATTTCTATCATTGAACTAGAAAGTATTAAAACACTTATTAAGAATGATACACTTGTAATTGCTGCTGGTGGCGGTGGTATACCAGTTATAAGAGAGCAACATGATGGTTTTAAAGGTATAGATGCGGTTATTGATAAAGATAAAACGAGTGCACTTTTAGGTGCTAATATTCAATGTGATCAACTGATTATATTGACAGCAATTGATTATGTATATATTAATTTTAACAGTGAAAATCAACAACCATTGAAGGTTACAAATGTTAATGAATTAAAACGCTATATAGATGAAAATCAATTTGCAAAAGGAAGTATGTTACCAAAAATTGAAGCGGCAATTTCATTTATTGAAAATAATCCTAACGGCAGTGTTCTGATTACATCATTAAATGAATTGGATGCCGCATTAGAAGGTAAGATAGGTACAGTGATTAAAAAGTAA
- the ftsL gene encoding cell division protein FtsL encodes MAVEKVYQPYDEQVYTSIPMQQPQTRPEKKTVSRKVVVQLTKFEKVLYITLITVIAMLSIYMLSLKMDAYDTRGKIADLDYKIDKQSSENSALQSEIKKNSSYERIYEKAKKQGMSLENDNVKVVRSNGEAKN; translated from the coding sequence ATGGCTGTAGAAAAAGTGTATCAACCATATGACGAACAAGTTTATACTAGTATACCGATGCAACAACCACAAACTAGACCCGAAAAGAAAACCGTTTCTAGAAAAGTGGTTGTACAATTAACTAAATTTGAAAAAGTTTTATACATAACTTTGATTACTGTAATTGCTATGTTAAGTATTTATATGCTATCTTTAAAAATGGATGCGTATGATACGCGAGGAAAGATTGCAGATTTAGATTATAAAATAGATAAACAATCAAGTGAAAACAGTGCTTTACAATCTGAAATCAAAAAGAATTCTTCTTATGAACGCATATACGAAAAGGCTAAGAAACAGGGGATGAGCCTTGAGAACGATAATGTAAAGGTAGTGCGTAGTAATGGCGAAGCAAAAAATTAA
- the mraZ gene encoding division/cell wall cluster transcriptional repressor MraZ, protein MFMGEYDHQLDTKGRMIIPSKFRYDLNERFIITRGLDKCLFGYTLDEWQQIEEKMKTLPMTKKDARKFMRMFFSGAVEVELDKQGRINIPQNLRKYANLTKECTVIGVSNRIEIWDRETWNDFYEESEESFEDIAEDLIDFDF, encoded by the coding sequence ATGTTCATGGGAGAATACGATCATCAATTAGATACAAAAGGACGTATGATTATACCGTCCAAGTTTCGTTATGATTTAAATGAGCGTTTTATTATCACAAGAGGCCTTGATAAATGTTTATTCGGTTACACTTTAGACGAATGGCAACAGATTGAAGAGAAAATGAAAACCTTACCTATGACAAAAAAAGACGCACGTAAGTTTATGCGTATGTTCTTCTCTGGTGCTGTTGAAGTTGAACTTGATAAACAAGGGCGTATTAATATCCCTCAAAATTTGAGAAAATACGCTAATTTAACTAAAGAATGTACAGTAATCGGTGTATCAAATCGCATTGAGATTTGGGACAGAGAAACTTGGAATGATTTCTATGAAGAATCTGAAGAAAGTTTCGAAGATATTGCTGAAGATTTAATAGATTTTGATTTTTAA
- a CDS encoding N-acetyltransferase, whose product MSEIKRLEINYKTDELFENFREFGNKDLYMVNELNGQMIDASSDSPFYGIFVGDQLGARMALLKKGDVEEIYFPDFDDYLLLWKLEVLPKYQNRGYATKLIDFAKSFNMPIKAIGRNDSKDFFLHHGFTDVEAKNIEGHDVLLWKP is encoded by the coding sequence ATGAGTGAAATCAAACGTCTTGAAATTAATTACAAAACTGATGAGTTGTTTGAGAACTTTAGAGAATTTGGCAACAAAGACTTATATATGGTCAACGAATTAAATGGCCAAATGATTGATGCAAGTTCAGATTCACCATTTTATGGTATATTTGTCGGAGATCAATTAGGGGCTAGAATGGCATTGCTGAAAAAAGGTGATGTCGAAGAAATTTACTTCCCAGATTTTGATGATTATTTATTATTATGGAAGTTAGAAGTATTGCCAAAATATCAAAACAGAGGGTACGCAACAAAACTAATTGATTTTGCAAAAAGTTTTAATATGCCAATTAAAGCGATTGGCAGAAATGATTCAAAGGATTTCTTTTTACATCATGGATTTACAGATGTGGAAGCTAAAAATATAGAAGGACACGATGTCTTACTGTGGAAACCATAA
- a CDS encoding superantigen-like protein SSL14, with amino-acid sequence MKKNITQKIILSTALLLLGTTSAHFPNASISFSSEAKAYNIRENETNINELIKYYTQPHLSFSGKWLWQNPNGTIHATLQTWVWYSHIQIYGPESWGNINKLRDKYVDIFGTKDEETVEGYLTYDETFTGGVTPAATSSDKPYKLFVEYRDKKQTIIGGHEVYQGNKPVLTLKELDFRVRQTLIKNKKLYNDGYNKGKINITGGGNNYTIDLSKKLKLTDTNRYVKDPRNAKIEVILEKSN; translated from the coding sequence ATGAAAAAGAACATCACGCAAAAAATAATCTTATCAACAGCATTGTTACTTTTAGGAACAACATCCGCCCATTTTCCTAACGCATCAATCAGTTTTTCATCTGAAGCTAAAGCATATAATATTAGGGAAAATGAAACTAATATCAATGAATTAATCAAATATTACACACAGCCCCACCTATCGTTTTCAGGCAAATGGTTATGGCAAAACCCAAATGGTACAATACATGCAACACTACAAACTTGGGTTTGGTATAGTCATATTCAAATTTACGGTCCTGAAAGCTGGGGAAATATTAATAAATTAAGAGATAAATATGTAGATATCTTCGGAACAAAAGACGAAGAAACCGTTGAGGGCTATTTAACTTATGACGAAACATTCACTGGGGGTGTCACACCAGCTGCTACATCTTCTGATAAACCATACAAACTTTTTGTAGAATATAGAGATAAAAAACAGACAATTATTGGAGGACATGAGGTTTATCAAGGTAACAAACCCGTATTAACACTTAAAGAACTTGATTTCCGTGTTCGCCAAACATTAATAAAAAATAAAAAGTTATATAACGATGGATATAATAAAGGGAAAATTAACATAACTGGTGGCGGTAATAACTACACTATCGACTTAAGTAAAAAATTAAAATTAACTGACACTAATAGATACGTCAAAGACCCTCGAAACGCAAAAATTGAAGTAATCCTCGAAAAATCTAACTAA
- a CDS encoding beta-class phenol-soluble modulin, with amino-acid sequence MTGLAEAIANTVQAAQQHDSVKLGTSIVDIVANGVALIGKLFGF; translated from the coding sequence ATGACTGGTTTAGCAGAAGCGATTGCAAATACAGTGCAAGCAGCACAACAGCATGATAGTGTAAAATTAGGTACAAGTATCGTAGATATTGTTGCCAATGGTGTAGCATTAATAGGGAAATTATTCGGATTCTAA
- the elxI1 gene encoding epilancin biosynthesis-related protein ElxI1, giving the protein MTYLTKLLDTLTGICVVLLFSKYFVSYANMVFDWNLRWYLLENIPNLPIILFILMFVFGVSSEMIKDRQKKKNIKYKE; this is encoded by the coding sequence ATGACATATTTGACAAAGCTTTTAGATACATTAACTGGAATATGCGTAGTGTTATTATTTAGTAAATATTTCGTTTCTTATGCGAATATGGTATTTGATTGGAACTTAAGGTGGTATTTGCTAGAAAACATACCAAATTTGCCGATTATATTATTTATCTTGATGTTTGTTTTCGGTGTGTCTTCTGAAATGATAAAAGATAGACAAAAGAAGAAAAATATTAAATATAAGGAATGA
- the bshC gene encoding bacillithiol biosynthesis cysteine-adding enzyme BshC — MDCKVVSLNEKDQFISKIESSNPEIVGLFQYDAAQQTSFEKRMSRKSNGREKVLANAIREYMSDLDISNEQNNSLEALASGSKVVIGGQQAGLFGGPLYTFHKIFSIITLANQLEDTYKQKVVPVFWIAGEDHDFDEVNHTYVYNENEATLHKVKYHTMDAPESTISRYNPDKAELKKALKAMFKQMKETVYTQRLINLCNSIIDQYDSWSDMFKALLHETFKTYGVLFIDAQYESLRKIEAPLFTEILKKHQSLDYAFRTTQQRTQEQGLDAMIQTDTNVHLFLHDDQMRQLISYEDEVFKLSKTNKSYTMEEILKIAENQPELFSNNVVTRPLMEEWLFNTVAFIGGPSEIKYWAELKGVFELFEIEMPIVMPRLRITYLNERIEKLLTKYELPLSEVLVDGVEGSRSKFIREQASDDFIEKVETMIEQQRILYRDLLNEVTGNQNNINLVTKNNEIHQHQYEYLLNRYLLNIERENKISMKQYREIEEHLHPMGGLQERVWNPLQILNDFGIDVFKPSTYPPLSYTFDHIVIKP; from the coding sequence ATGGACTGTAAAGTAGTTAGTTTAAATGAAAAAGATCAGTTTATATCTAAAATAGAAAGCAGTAATCCGGAAATTGTAGGGTTATTTCAATATGATGCTGCACAACAAACGAGTTTTGAAAAGAGAATGTCGAGAAAAAGTAATGGCAGGGAAAAAGTATTAGCTAATGCCATTCGTGAATATATGAGTGATTTAGACATTTCTAATGAACAAAATAATAGTTTAGAAGCATTAGCTAGTGGTTCAAAAGTAGTGATTGGAGGTCAGCAGGCAGGACTTTTTGGTGGCCCGCTTTATACATTTCATAAAATCTTTTCCATAATCACTTTAGCGAACCAACTTGAGGATACGTATAAACAAAAAGTTGTACCAGTGTTTTGGATTGCAGGAGAAGATCATGATTTCGATGAAGTCAATCATACGTATGTTTATAATGAAAATGAAGCGACATTACATAAAGTTAAATATCATACTATGGATGCGCCTGAATCAACGATTTCTAGATATAATCCAGACAAAGCTGAATTGAAGAAAGCTTTAAAAGCAATGTTTAAACAAATGAAAGAAACGGTCTACACACAAAGGTTAATCAATTTGTGTAACAGCATAATTGATCAATATGATTCATGGTCAGACATGTTCAAAGCATTATTACATGAGACGTTTAAAACGTATGGAGTGCTCTTTATAGACGCACAGTATGAATCGTTAAGGAAAATTGAAGCGCCATTATTTACAGAAATTCTAAAAAAACATCAATCTCTTGATTATGCGTTTAGGACAACACAGCAACGTACACAAGAACAAGGTTTGGATGCTATGATTCAAACTGATACAAATGTACATTTATTTTTACATGATGATCAAATGCGTCAACTCATCTCATACGAAGACGAAGTTTTTAAATTAAGCAAAACGAATAAATCATATACAATGGAAGAAATTTTAAAAATTGCTGAAAATCAACCAGAGCTGTTTTCTAATAATGTTGTAACTAGACCATTAATGGAAGAGTGGTTATTTAACACTGTGGCATTTATTGGCGGACCTAGTGAAATTAAATACTGGGCAGAATTAAAAGGTGTTTTTGAGTTATTTGAAATTGAAATGCCAATTGTTATGCCAAGACTAAGAATTACCTACTTAAATGAACGTATTGAAAAATTGCTTACTAAATATGAATTACCACTATCAGAAGTTTTAGTTGATGGTGTAGAAGGAAGTAGAAGCAAATTCATTCGTGAACAAGCATCAGATGATTTTATTGAAAAAGTTGAAACAATGATTGAACAACAACGTATTTTATATAGAGATTTATTAAATGAAGTTACTGGTAATCAAAATAATATAAATCTAGTTACTAAAAACAATGAAATTCATCAACACCAATATGAATATTTGTTAAATCGTTACTTATTAAATATTGAAAGAGAAAACAAAATAAGCATGAAACAATATAGGGAAATTGAAGAACATCTCCACCCAATGGGCGGTTTACAAGAACGTGTATGGAATCCACTTCAAATTTTGAATGATTTTGGGATAGATGTGTTCAAACCCTCCACCTATCCACCACTTTCTTACACTTTTGATCATATCGTTATAAAACCTTAG
- a CDS encoding YjjG family noncanonical pyrimidine nucleotidase: MGYKNILIDFDDTIVDFYDAEEWAFHYMANLFDHKATDLDFLEFKKINHQHWEAFQQNKLTKSEVLSQRFVNYFKRHQMEIDGHRADVLFRNGLAEAKIKYFDQTLETIIELSENHNLYIVTNGVTETQKRRLNQTPLHKYFKNIYISEETGHQKPSPEFFNYVFNDIGESERENSIIVGDSLTSDILGGINAGIATCWFNFRNFEPNSEIIPDYEINSWTQLKEIVSEEN, encoded by the coding sequence TTGGGATACAAAAATATTTTAATAGACTTTGATGACACAATTGTGGACTTTTATGATGCGGAAGAATGGGCATTTCATTACATGGCTAATTTATTTGATCATAAAGCTACTGACCTTGATTTTTTAGAGTTTAAAAAAATTAATCATCAACATTGGGAAGCTTTTCAACAAAATAAATTAACAAAATCAGAAGTTTTATCACAACGATTTGTAAATTATTTTAAACGTCATCAAATGGAAATAGATGGACATCGTGCCGATGTTTTATTCAGAAATGGTTTAGCAGAAGCGAAAATCAAATATTTTGATCAAACATTAGAAACTATCATTGAATTATCGGAAAATCATAATTTGTATATTGTGACTAATGGAGTTACAGAAACGCAAAAAAGAAGACTAAATCAAACGCCACTTCATAAATATTTTAAAAATATTTACATTTCAGAAGAAACGGGACATCAAAAACCGAGTCCCGAGTTTTTTAATTATGTCTTTAATGATATAGGTGAATCTGAAAGAGAAAACTCAATAATAGTAGGTGACTCATTAACATCCGACATTTTAGGAGGAATTAATGCAGGGATTGCAACATGTTGGTTTAATTTCAGGAATTTTGAGCCAAACTCTGAAATAATACCTGATTACGAAATTAATTCATGGACGCAATTGAAGGAAATTGTTAGTGAAGAAAATTAA
- a CDS encoding beta-class phenol-soluble modulin codes for MEGLFNAIKDTVTAAINNDGAKLGTSIVNIVENGVGLLSKLFGF; via the coding sequence ATGGAAGGTTTATTCAACGCAATTAAAGATACTGTAACTGCAGCAATCAATAATGATGGAGCAAAATTAGGCACAAGCATTGTGAACATCGTTGAAAATGGCGTAGGTTTACTATCTAAATTATTCGGATTCTAA